CCACCCGGCTCGTGGACCGCCGCGACCCGATGCTGCCGTACGCCGAGACGGTCCTGGCCGCCCGCCGCGAGGCGGAACTCGCCGGCGCCGTCGCCACCTTCGGCAAGGTCGCCGTCGAACCCAACGGCGTCAACGCCATCCCGTCCCTCGTGCGCGGCTGGCTCGACTCGCGCGCCGCCGACCAGGCCACGCTCGACACGGTCACGGCCGCCGTGGAGGCCGCCGCGCGGGAGGCCGCCGAACGGCAGGGCGTCGACCTCGCCGTCGTACGCGAGTCGTTCACCCCGGTCGTCGAGTTCGCCCACGCCCTGCGCGACGAGCTGGCCGCCATCCTCGGCGGCGACCGGCCCGGCGGCGGCGACCGGCCCGTGCCCGTGCTGGGCACCGGCGCCGGGCACGACGCGGGCATCCTGTCCGCCTCCGTCCCGACCGCGATGCTGTTCGTCCGCAACCCCACGGGCGTCTCGCACTCCCCGGCCGAGTTCGCCGCCGAGGACGACTGCGTGGTCGGCGTGCACGCCCTCGCCGACGTACTGGAGGGCCTGGCATGCCGCTGACCACGTACTGGCTGGAACACGCCTGGCTGGGCGACACGGTCGTCCCCGGCGTCGCCCTGGACGTAGCGGACGGCCGGATCACCGCCGTCCGCCCGGACACGCCCACCCCGCCGCCGGGCGCCACACCCCTGCGCGGACTGACCCTCCCAGGCCTGGCCAACGCCCACAGCCACGCCTTCCACCGGGCCCTGCGCGGCCGCGCCCAGGCCGAGCGGGGCAGCTTCTGGACGTGGCGCGACACCATGTACCAGGTGGCGTCCCGGCTCACCCCCGACACGTACCGCGCGCTGGCGACCGCCGTGTACGCGGAGATGGCCCTCGCGGGCATCACCGCCGTCGGCGAGTTCCACTACCTGCACCACGCGCCCGGCGGCGCCCCCTACGCCGACCCCAACGCGATGGGCGAGGCGCTGATCGCCGCCGCCGCCGACGCGGGCATCCGCATCACCCTCCTCGACACCGCCTATCTGTCGTCCGGCTTCGGCGAGCCGCCCAACGAGCACCAGCTCCGCTTCTCCGACGGCACCGCCGACGCCTGGGCCGAACGCGTCGGCGCCCTGAAGGACACCGGCGACGGCACCGTCCGGATCGGCGCGGCCATCCACTCCGTACGCGCCGTTCCCGCCGACCAGCTGGCCACCGTCGCCGACTGGGCACGCGACCGGGGCGCACCCCTGCACGTCCACCTGTCCGAACAGCCCGCGGAGAACGAGGCGTGCCTCGCCGCCCACGGCCGCACCCCGGCCCGCCTGCTGGCCGATCACGGCGCCCTCGGCGAGCGGACCACCGCCGTGCACGCCACGCACCTCACCGACGAGGACATCGCCCTGCTCGGCACCACCCGCACCGGTACCTGCATGTGCCCCACCACCGAACGCGACCTCGCGGACGGCATCGGCCCGGCCGTCGCCCTCCAGCGGGCGGGCAGCCCCCTGTCGCTCGGCTCCGACAGCCACGCCGTGATCGACCTCCTGGAGGAGGCGCGCGCCATGGAGCTGGACG
This genomic window from Streptomyces thermolilacinus SPC6 contains:
- a CDS encoding formimidoylglutamate deiminase — translated: MPLTTYWLEHAWLGDTVVPGVALDVADGRITAVRPDTPTPPPGATPLRGLTLPGLANAHSHAFHRALRGRAQAERGSFWTWRDTMYQVASRLTPDTYRALATAVYAEMALAGITAVGEFHYLHHAPGGAPYADPNAMGEALIAAAADAGIRITLLDTAYLSSGFGEPPNEHQLRFSDGTADAWAERVGALKDTGDGTVRIGAAIHSVRAVPADQLATVADWARDRGAPLHVHLSEQPAENEACLAAHGRTPARLLADHGALGERTTAVHATHLTDEDIALLGTTRTGTCMCPTTERDLADGIGPAVALQRAGSPLSLGSDSHAVIDLLEEARAMELDERLRTRVRGNWTAAQLLRAAGADGHAALGRPDAGVLEPGALADFTTIALDTVRTAGPPPRLAAETAVFAASAADVRHTVVGGRQVVRDGTHALVPDVPRALRDAIAALLD